The Sulfurimonas sp. genome includes the window ACTAAAGTTGTAACTGGTAATTTTCTCATACCAGCATTACGAACACGAGTTAACGCATCAGAAATTAAATCATTAATCATTAATTATTTCCTTTGTTTGCAAACCACTATTTTATAAGTGATTGCTAATTATTAGAAGTTTCTACTTGGAGGCAATGCCTACCAAGAAGACTTTCTAACACCTGGGATTAATCCCTCATTTGCCATTTTTCTAAAGCAAACACGACAGATTCCAAAGTCACGAAGGACAGAGTGTGGACGACCACAAATCTGACATCTTGTATAACCACGAACTTTGAACTTTGGAGTTCTTGCTGCTTTAGCAATCATTGATTTTTTAGCCATTAGTTACTCACTTTTGTAAAAGGCATACCCATTTTCTCTAAAAGAGCTAATCCTGCCTTATCTGAATCAGCAGTTGTAACAACTGTGATATTCATACCATGAATTTGCATGATTGAATCGTAGCTAATTTCTGGGAAAATTAATTGTTCGTCAAGACCGAAGTTATAATTACCACGACCATCAAAACCATTTCTTGGAACACCACGGAAATCTTTTACACGAGGAAGTGCAATAGAAACCAAGCGATCTAAAAAGTTATACATATTTTCACCACGAAGTGTAACACGAATACCAACTGGCATACCTTCACGAACTTTAAAACCAGCAACTGATTTTTTAGCTATTACTGTTGTTGCTTTTTGACCAGCAATTGTAGTAATTGTATCTTCAATGTTTTTAATAAGTTTATTATCTTTCATTGCAAAACCAGCACCAACAGAGATAATTATTTTATCTACTTTTGGTGTTTGCATAGGGTTTTTGATCCCTAAATCAGCTTGTAATTCAGATTTTAAACCTAAATATTTTTCTTTTAAACGAGCCATCTATTATGCCTCCACTTTACGAACATTTGAAATATCTATTGGCATCTCTTTATTGATATGTCCGCCTTTAGTATTTTCTTCAGTAGGTTTGATAGCTTTCTTAGCTACTTTACAACCTTCAACTATTACCTTATTTTTCTTTGGTAATACTTCAAGTATAGTAGCTTTAGTCCCTCTATCATCACCAGCGATAATTTCTACTGTATCGCCTTTTTTGAAATTAAACTTTGCCATTAAACAACCTCCGGTGCAAGAGATACAATTTTCATAAATCCAGCATAACGAACTTCACGACCAACAGGTCCAAAAATACGAGTACCGATTGGCTCTCTCTTGTCATCAAGTATAACAGCTGCATTATCATCAAAACGAATAAGAGAACCATTTTCACGGTGAATCTCTTTAGCAGTTCTAACGATAACAGCTTTTACAACTTTACCTTTTTTAACTTTTGCAGTTGGAGTCGCTTTTTTAACAGAAGCAACGATAACATCACCTATTGTTGCATAACGACGCTTAGAACCGCCAAGTACCTTAATACACATAATCTCTTTTGCACCTGTATTATCAGCTACAACCAAACGAGTAAAACCTTGGATCATTATTTAGCTCCTGATACTACTGTTTGAAGTCTAAAAGATTTAGTCTTAGAAAGTGGACGACATTCTCTTGCGATAATCTCATCACCAACTTTTACTTCATTACGCTCATCATGTACTAAGTACTTTTTGAATCGTTTTACAACTTTATGGTAACGAGGATGCATTACTCGACGTTCAACAACAATACTTACTGTTTTGTCGCCTGCAATTTTAACTACTTTACCTTGAATTTCACGTTTATGTGTCATTGCTAAGCCCCTAGTTTGGCACTGCTGTAATAGCAGTGTTGATTTTAGCAATATCTTTTTTAGCAATACGAAGTTCGCTAGTGTTATTTAATTGCATCATCTTTTGTTTGATTTTTAAAGTAAACAATTCTGTTTTCTTTTCTTTTAGCATTGCATTTAGCTCAGCTACTGTTTTATCTGCTAAATCAGAATATTTCATTGCTCATCTCCGCAGTAATTATTTTTGTTTTGAATGGTAACTTGTGCATAGCAAGAGTTAATGCTTCACGAGCAATATCTTCTGGAATACCAGCCATTTCAAAAATGATACGACCTGGTTTAATATTCATTACCCATTGATCAACTGCACCTTTACCTTTACCCATACGAGTTTCAAGAGGCTTAGCAGTTAATGGTTTAGCAGGGAATACACGAATCCAAATCTTACCATTTCTTTTTATGTGACGAGTTGCAGAAATACGCGCAGCTTCAATCTGACGAGAGTTGATACGACCAGCTTCTACAGCTTTAAAAGCGATGTCACCAAACGCTAATTTATAACCTGAACGAGCGTAACCACGGTTACGACCTTTCATTACCTTACGGTATTTTGTTCTTTTTGGCATCAACATAACTATTCAGCCTTTTCACGTCTAGGAGCTCTCTTACGAGGACGCTCTTTTTTCTCTTCTGCTACTTCAATAGGAACGCCTTTAGTAAGAACTTCCCCTTTGAATATCCATACTTTAACACCGATAATACCGTATGTAGTATGAGCTTCAGCAAAACCATAATCAATTTTTGCACGTAAAGTATGAAGTGGAACGCGTCCCTCTAAATACCACTCAGTACGAGCCATTTCAGCTCCACCAAGACGACCAGCAACTGCTACTTTAATACCTTTAGCACCAGAACGCTGTGCACCTTGCATAACTTTCTTCATAGCTCTTCTAAAT containing:
- a CDS encoding type Z 30S ribosomal protein S14, coding for MAKKSMIAKAARTPKFKVRGYTRCQICGRPHSVLRDFGICRVCFRKMANEGLIPGVRKSSW
- the rplX gene encoding 50S ribosomal protein L24 encodes the protein MAKFNFKKGDTVEIIAGDDRGTKATILEVLPKKNKVIVEGCKVAKKAIKPTEENTKGGHINKEMPIDISNVRKVEA
- the rplN gene encoding 50S ribosomal protein L14; translation: MIQGFTRLVVADNTGAKEIMCIKVLGGSKRRYATIGDVIVASVKKATPTAKVKKGKVVKAVIVRTAKEIHRENGSLIRFDDNAAVILDDKREPIGTRIFGPVGREVRYAGFMKIVSLAPEVV
- the rpsQ gene encoding 30S ribosomal protein S17; translation: MTHKREIQGKVVKIAGDKTVSIVVERRVMHPRYHKVVKRFKKYLVHDERNEVKVGDEIIARECRPLSKTKSFRLQTVVSGAK
- the rpmC gene encoding 50S ribosomal protein L29; this encodes MKYSDLADKTVAELNAMLKEKKTELFTLKIKQKMMQLNNTSELRIAKKDIAKINTAITAVPN
- the rplE gene encoding 50S ribosomal protein L5 → MARLKEKYLGLKSELQADLGIKNPMQTPKVDKIIISVGAGFAMKDNKLIKNIEDTITTIAGQKATTVIAKKSVAGFKVREGMPVGIRVTLRGENMYNFLDRLVSIALPRVKDFRGVPRNGFDGRGNYNFGLDEQLIFPEISYDSIMQIHGMNITVVTTADSDKAGLALLEKMGMPFTKVSN
- the rplP gene encoding 50S ribosomal protein L16, giving the protein MLMPKRTKYRKVMKGRNRGYARSGYKLAFGDIAFKAVEAGRINSRQIEAARISATRHIKRNGKIWIRVFPAKPLTAKPLETRMGKGKGAVDQWVMNIKPGRIIFEMAGIPEDIAREALTLAMHKLPFKTKIITAEMSNEIF